A region of Aquila chrysaetos chrysaetos chromosome 13, bAquChr1.4, whole genome shotgun sequence DNA encodes the following proteins:
- the BRF2 gene encoding transcription factor IIIB 50 kDa subunit, with amino-acid sequence MAARGCCPSCGSAALVEDAHYAQQQLVCAACGCVLAEGLLTTTYTEEEHLREVAYSQSTGQKEQLSRCLQRGIRRVQDLCKVLQLPTVFEETAVSYFQRALQHTSFHLVSLEKKELLGGCCVFVTCRQHNWPLTMGTICSLLYAKQELFASVYLSLQKELGLSVPALSLADLVKTHLNSFRLFQHGADIPAPFVEDKEKMVTRTMQIVELASETWLVTGRHPVPIVMAAAFLSWQSLQPAARLTCTFARFCKLAGVDLPPPAHLRLKELLEILLRMASKLAWLRVFNMDKKTVVKHIGDLLQHRIFLLKNAFRLEDEEEQCAAAPSEGSPGSPPAAGGAAQEKGCPLEGKRQREGSPRPLLPPCLINPRKRLRTAAPSASDSAITGDEPISDSEIEQYLRGPEEIRAFRKAKAWQ; translated from the exons ATGGCGgccaggggctgctgccccagctgcgGTTCAGCGGCGTTGGTGGAGGACGCGCACTACGCGCAGCAGCAGCTGGTCTGCGCCGCCTGCGGCTGCGTCCTCGCCGAGGGGCTCCTCACCACCACCTACACGGAGGAGGAGCACCTGCGAG AGGTGGCGTATTCCCAGAGCACTGGCCAGAAAGAGCAGCTAAGCCGCTGCCTGCAGCGAG GGATCAGGCGTGTCCAGGATCTCTGTAAAGTCCTCCAGCTCCCGACGGTGTTTGAGGAGACAGCGGTGTCGTACTTCCAGAGAGCTCTCCAGCACACCTCCTTCCACCTGGTCAGTCTGGAGAagaaggagctgctgggaggctGCTGCGTCTTTGTGACTTGCCGACAGCACAACTGGCCCCTGACAATGGGGACGATCTGCTCCCTCCTTTACGCAAAGCAGGAGCTCTTTGCCAGCGTCTACCTGAGCCTTCAGAAAGAGCTCGGGCTCTCTGTGCCAGCCCTGAGCCTGGCGGATCTGGTGAAGACACACCTGAACAG TTTTCGGCTGTTCCAGCACGGGGCTGACATCCCTGCCCCGTTCGTGGAGGACAAGGAGAAGATGGTCACCCGAACGATGCAGATCGTGGAGCTAGCCAGTGAGACGTGGCTGGTCACCGGCCGTCACCCTGTTCCCATCGTCATGGCTGCAGCCTTCCTGTCGTGGCAGTcgctgcagcctgctgcccgCCTCACCTGCACTTTTGCGCGGTTCTGCAAGCTGGCGGGTGTTGATCTGCCACCGCCGGCGCACCTGAGGCTGAAGGAGCTTCTCGAGATCCTCCTGAGAATGGCCTCCAAGCTTGCTTGGCTCAGGGTGTTTAACATGGACAAGAAAACAGTGGTCAAGCACATCGGGGACCTGCTGCAACACCgaattttcctgctgaaaaatgCCTTCCGTctggaggatgaggaggagcaGTGTGCCGCGGCCCCGAGCGAGGGCTCCCCCGGCTCTCCTCCGGCAGCAGGAGGGGCAGCACAGGAGAAGGGCTGTCCTTTGGAAGGGAAACGCCAGCGTGAGGGCAGCCCGAGGCCCTTGCTGCCGCCCTGCCTTATCAATCCAAGGAAGAGACTGCGGACGGCAGCCCCGAGTGCTTCGGACTCTGCCATCACCGGCGATGAGCCCATCTCTGACAGTGAAATTGAGCAGTACCTGCGAGGCCCGGAGGAGATCCGAGCCTTCAGGAAGGCCAAGGCCTGGCAGTGA